A region from the Thermoplasmatales archaeon genome encodes:
- a CDS encoding Archaeal PaREP1/PaREP8 family protein, protein MRMTKSEILDIIEKASQLLADNDLLDASEKLYKAAEESIKVLAIKENSNLDSSDYWTTRTLWDQVRTLAGIYGDEVRNSWDAAWRVSTNTCFLRLKSKNVFRRFWI, encoded by the coding sequence ATGAGAATGACAAAAAGTGAGATTCTGGATATTATTGAGAAAGCATCACAACTGTTAGCTGATAACGACCTGCTGGATGCCTCAGAAAAGCTCTACAAGGCAGCAGAGGAATCCATTAAGGTCCTGGCAATAAAGGAAAACTCTAATTTGGACAGCTCTGACTACTGGACAACAAGAACCTTGTGGGATCAGGTCAGAACACTTGCAGGCATATATGGAGATGAAGTCAGGAATTCCTGGGATGCTGCCTGGAGGGTTTCCACGAACACATGCTTTCTAAGGCTCAAATCGAAGAACGTGTTCAGAAGATTTTGGATTTAG
- the pcn_1 gene encoding pcn_1 (Proliferating cell nuclear antigen homolog), whose protein sequence is MESEENWETVSLTDLKPEKRELVGKKNTPVMEVQVETHAKEEEKKSEPVREPLRAPKAEEKKPENGDAPLRIALRYGEFKEIIGLLNAVKNEVKLNFGPEGMEAKAIDPAHVGMIEIRIPREAFSEYYLQGNLATWTLDIDRLKKIIPQGSKDDIIELEGGESRLVMTVGPSKTYYELLDSQSVTVPHLPVIMTDSSFVMNASTFRNVLKAAEHVSDAIRFTLNKDGLKMLAFSDGEESESRFTKDMLKEIVCNEQTRAAYPLDYLLKLAMAMKTVDEIKFQFRSDYPAVIDFSVESLNRMSRDHRTEVKYLLAPRMEQ, encoded by the coding sequence ATGGAAAGCGAAGAAAACTGGGAAACTGTATCTCTGACTGACCTTAAGCCAGAGAAGAGAGAGCTGGTAGGAAAGAAGAACACGCCTGTTATGGAAGTACAGGTTGAGACGCACGCAAAAGAGGAGGAAAAGAAGAGCGAACCGGTCAGAGAACCTCTAAGGGCTCCGAAAGCTGAGGAGAAGAAGCCGGAGAACGGAGACGCCCCGTTGAGAATTGCACTGAGGTATGGTGAGTTCAAGGAGATAATTGGTCTTCTGAATGCCGTAAAGAATGAGGTAAAGCTCAACTTCGGGCCGGAAGGAATGGAGGCCAAGGCAATCGACCCGGCCCATGTGGGTATGATAGAAATCAGGATACCGAGAGAGGCATTTTCTGAATACTATCTTCAGGGAAACCTGGCGACATGGACACTCGATATTGACCGGTTGAAGAAGATCATTCCACAGGGCTCTAAAGATGATATCATAGAGCTTGAGGGAGGGGAAAGCAGACTGGTTATGACCGTTGGACCAAGCAAGACCTATTACGAACTGCTTGACTCACAGAGCGTAACAGTACCGCACTTACCCGTCATTATGACCGACAGCAGCTTTGTAATGAACGCCTCTACTTTCAGGAATGTACTGAAAGCGGCCGAGCACGTATCCGATGCGATACGGTTCACGCTGAATAAAGACGGTCTCAAGATGCTTGCATTCAGTGACGGTGAGGAAAGTGAATCAAGATTTACGAAGGACATGCTGAAAGAGATTGTCTGCAATGAGCAGACCAGGGCAGCATACCCTCTTGATTACCTGCTGAAGCTCGCAATGGCAATGAAGACAGTGGATGAGATAAAATTCCAGTTCAGGAGCGACTATCCTGCGGTCATAGATTTCTCTGTGGAATCCTTAAACAGGATGAGCAGAGACCACCGCACGGAAGTAAAATATCTCTTGGCTCCAAGAATGGAGCAATAA
- a CDS encoding DNA polymerase sliding clamp: MVPKMEKMATGVKATFEVEQMAMRKIMRFFPYAMDTHEVLINVNGSGVRFYGMDERRSRIGIFYINKTDMASFKYDGEQTFAVDPADFKSVTNELGSGAMMKFNKNGEKIEIETGDAHKKTVGTISSTTPVYIPDLDMPYGMTLNGKWLYTAIQNLEDMGAEDITFQTVSENGKIILKLSGKRDQKTEVITMLGEKNSFPEGQTARYVTDLLLKTLRLVRDDQLLLRYKTDIPLKMGIRLQIKNKQHEYPVKGYYIVAPLVKD; encoded by the coding sequence ATGGTTCCGAAGATGGAGAAGATGGCGACTGGAGTAAAAGCAACCTTTGAGGTTGAACAGATGGCAATGAGGAAGATAATGAGGTTCTTCCCGTATGCTATGGACACACATGAGGTCTTGATAAACGTGAACGGAAGTGGCGTAAGGTTTTACGGCATGGACGAGAGACGATCAAGGATAGGAATATTCTACATAAACAAGACTGACATGGCTTCATTCAAGTATGACGGGGAACAGACCTTTGCAGTCGACCCTGCGGATTTCAAGAGCGTAACAAACGAGCTTGGATCTGGGGCGATGATGAAGTTCAACAAGAATGGTGAGAAGATAGAGATCGAGACTGGTGATGCCCATAAGAAGACTGTAGGCACGATCAGCTCCACTACGCCTGTTTACATCCCGGACTTAGATATGCCGTATGGTATGACACTTAACGGAAAGTGGCTTTATACGGCGATCCAGAACCTTGAGGACATGGGGGCAGAAGATATAACCTTCCAAACAGTAAGCGAGAATGGGAAGATAATCCTGAAGCTATCAGGGAAGAGAGATCAGAAGACAGAGGTAATTACCATGCTGGGAGAGAAAAACTCATTCCCGGAAGGGCAGACTGCCAGATATGTCACTGATCTGCTTCTGAAGACGCTGAGGCTCGTAAGGGACGACCAATTGCTACTGAGATACAAAACGGATATCCCATTGAAGATGGGAATCAGGCTGCAAATAAAGAACAAGCAGCACGAATATCCGGTAAAAGGTTACTATATAGTAGCACCTCTGGTCAAGGATTAA
- a CDS encoding DNA recombination protein RmuC produces MDAISILVGILIGVFIGIISGLYIWRGIIGDRIGNLANQALKNNNEQFLTLANENLKGTVDPLKKQLDEYSNAVKDIEKSRTEAYGSLKEQISSLAGSQKELESVTTNLTTALRNPQVRGRWGEITLQRLVELAGMVEYCDFHTQVTSSDQDSTIRPDMIVNLPSNRQLIVDSKIPLNSYLESLEAENDVQRNDLMNKHARAIRDHLRSLSSKAYWQQFPSSPEFVIMFIPGEAFLYAALQVDRDLIEDGMKDNIVISTPTTLISLLKAVARGWSEKKMEENARRISDLGKDLFERLSKMNESIGDLGKKIDNSVKSYNKLVGTFEGRVLVSARKFNELGVGTANEIQSSEEIDTQTREPQNEDEN; encoded by the coding sequence ATGGACGCAATTTCTATTCTGGTTGGAATTTTGATCGGGGTGTTTATAGGAATTATTTCCGGACTCTATATCTGGCGAGGAATCATCGGAGACAGAATAGGAAACCTGGCCAATCAGGCACTGAAGAATAACAACGAACAGTTCTTGACTCTGGCGAATGAGAATCTAAAGGGTACAGTTGACCCTCTGAAAAAGCAGCTTGATGAATACTCTAATGCAGTAAAGGATATCGAAAAAAGCAGAACTGAGGCATACGGCTCGCTGAAAGAACAGATTAGTAGCCTCGCCGGCAGTCAGAAGGAACTGGAGAGTGTGACCACTAACCTCACAACCGCATTAAGGAACCCTCAGGTGAGAGGCAGATGGGGAGAGATAACGTTACAGAGGCTCGTTGAGCTTGCAGGGATGGTTGAGTATTGTGACTTTCATACTCAGGTAACGTCCTCCGACCAAGACAGCACAATAAGACCGGACATGATTGTGAACCTTCCTTCAAACAGGCAGCTTATTGTGGATTCCAAGATACCGCTCAACTCGTATCTGGAATCTCTTGAAGCCGAAAACGATGTACAGAGGAATGACCTGATGAACAAACATGCAAGAGCCATTAGAGACCACCTGAGATCATTGTCCTCTAAGGCATACTGGCAGCAGTTCCCAAGTTCTCCTGAATTTGTAATCATGTTCATTCCAGGTGAAGCATTTCTTTACGCAGCACTGCAGGTCGACAGGGATCTGATAGAAGACGGCATGAAGGACAATATCGTAATTTCAACCCCGACAACGCTCATTTCACTTCTGAAGGCAGTGGCACGAGGTTGGAGCGAGAAAAAGATGGAGGAGAATGCACGGAGGATTAGCGACCTGGGCAAAGACTTGTTTGAGAGACTCAGCAAAATGAACGAATCAATCGGCGATCTCGGCAAGAAAATAGATAATTCAGTGAAATCATACAACAAACTCGTTGGAACTTTTGAAGGTCGGGTTCTGGTATCTGCAAGAAAATTCAATGAATTGGGAGTAGGCACTGCAAACGAGATCCAATCATCTGAGGAGATCGATACCCAGACAAGAGAACCGCAAAATGAAGATGAAAATTGA
- a CDS encoding polycystin cation channel protein: MGKTTCVLKSDNSTNFLYKFPDPGSYLVTAKATNMYGSAQVNMTVVVWNSTPIINSLNISPANPMVAHTISLSSSVDWMNVSGNLTWEVDGKDIAGNLYTFNSPGNYTITLIATNQYGISSQHSIQVYIQNNETHPNNSIFLIIGLTLSVGGVSTGILFLYLRKKR, translated from the coding sequence ATGGGTAAGACTACTTGTGTCCTAAAGTCCGATAATTCTACTAACTTTTTATATAAATTCCCTGACCCTGGCTCCTATCTGGTAACTGCTAAAGCAACCAACATGTATGGTTCTGCTCAAGTTAATATGACAGTAGTAGTTTGGAACAGTACTCCCATAATAAACTCCTTAAATATATCCCCCGCCAATCCAATGGTCGCACATACGATATCTTTAAGCTCTTCAGTTGACTGGATGAATGTATCGGGAAATTTGACCTGGGAAGTTGATGGAAAAGATATCGCTGGAAATCTTTATACATTCAATTCCCCGGGAAATTACACCATTACTTTAATTGCTACCAATCAGTATGGTATTTCAAGCCAACATTCTATTCAGGTATATATCCAAAATAATGAAACTCATCCGAACAACTCTATTTTCCTAATAATTGGGTTGACTCTGTCTGTAGGGGGTGTATCTACTGGGATACTTTTCCTATATCTTCGGAAGAAAAGATAG
- a CDS encoding Transposase — protein sequence MIRQSGYEEFMDSINSLIEEYREKFSTPTVTDWKEYKRATGWKIFQRRGDRIETSIFIKGLWHNLMFMNG from the coding sequence GTGATTCGCCAATCCGGGTATGAGGAATTCATGGACAGCATCAACTCCCTCATTGAGGAGTACAGGGAGAAGTTCTCCACTCCTACTGTCACCGACTGGAAGGAGTATAAACGTGCAACGGGATGGAAAATATTCCAGAGACGCGGTGACAGGATTGAGACTTCAATATTCATAAAAGGCCTCTGGCACAATCTGATGTTCATGAATGGGTAA
- a CDS encoding Putative transposon-encoded protein: MKKVKVKEANEITVLNIEAYMERTVTKFGSGAKVDCPKEYLGKKVYLIIKKDDESGE, encoded by the coding sequence GTGAAGAAGGTCAAGGTAAAGGAGGCGAACGAGATCACAGTACTCAACATAGAGGCATACATGGAACGTACTGTTACAAAGTTTGGATCGGGTGCCAAGGTTGACTGTCCTAAGGAATATCTTGGAAAGAAGGTGTACCTCATCATCAAGAAAGATGATGAGAGTGGTGAATGA
- a CDS encoding branched-chain amino acid aminotransferase: protein MTTFVPKSPYQNNFIWLWNVYRNSMQDESTLVYVNGQLLPRDKATVSVYDAGFLSGDGIFEGLRIYNSKIFRLSEHIKRFLDNARVLEFAPKYTFDDVRDAIRKVVEANGHLGVNYLRLQMSRGVTKSPAMDPTYSLFSPTVVIYPEIKEPIYDKKGIRLMTSHIRRIPPDALDQKIHTFNKMNSLLAKLESNRYGLDDAIMLDKEGFVAETSTANIFFVKGDTISTSFPNACLNGITRQTILAETPKLGYKAVEKNHSLFDVYTSDEIFLTGTVGEIAPVIEVDGRKIGSGTVGEVSKNVSNRYMKIVNEQGEVP, encoded by the coding sequence ATGACTACTTTTGTCCCAAAGTCACCCTACCAAAATAACTTTATATGGTTATGGAATGTATATCGGAATTCTATGCAAGACGAGAGTACCTTAGTTTACGTGAACGGGCAATTGTTGCCCAGAGACAAGGCAACAGTTTCTGTGTACGATGCAGGTTTTCTATCCGGAGACGGGATTTTTGAAGGTCTTAGAATATACAACAGCAAGATATTCAGGTTATCTGAACATATTAAGCGCTTTCTGGATAACGCTCGTGTGCTGGAATTTGCCCCTAAATACACTTTCGATGATGTGAGGGACGCAATACGCAAGGTCGTAGAGGCGAACGGTCATCTGGGTGTTAATTATCTTAGACTACAGATGTCAAGGGGGGTCACAAAAAGTCCAGCCATGGACCCGACCTATAGCCTCTTCTCTCCAACAGTTGTCATTTATCCGGAAATAAAAGAGCCAATTTACGACAAGAAAGGTATCAGGCTAATGACATCACACATCAGGAGGATACCACCAGATGCCCTGGATCAGAAGATACATACATTCAACAAAATGAACAGTTTGCTTGCAAAATTGGAATCCAACAGGTATGGATTAGACGATGCCATAATGCTCGACAAGGAAGGATTTGTGGCAGAAACATCAACTGCGAACATCTTTTTTGTTAAAGGGGATACCATTTCAACATCTTTTCCGAATGCGTGCCTTAACGGTATTACAAGACAGACAATTCTTGCAGAGACCCCAAAACTCGGGTATAAAGCGGTTGAAAAGAATCACTCACTTTTTGATGTATATACATCGGATGAAATATTCCTCACTGGTACTGTTGGAGAGATTGCTCCGGTGATTGAAGTGGATGGCAGAAAAATAGGAAGCGGTACTGTTGGGGAAGTATCTAAGAATGTATCAAATAGATACATGAAGATCGTCAATGAACAGGGCGAGGTCCCGTAA
- a CDS encoding cysteine synthase A yields MGIGLAIVCAVKGYKFIAVMSEGNSVERRMLRALGAEVVLVPQAPGGKSGFVSGVDSELVELKAKEHTEKLHAYRPDQFTNPDGPRTHEETTGEEIWIQMEGGIDVFVAYVGSGGGNVYRRVKSPKKTQKMSKVS; encoded by the coding sequence ATGGGCATCGGTCTTGCCATAGTATGCGCAGTCAAGGGATACAAATTCATTGCAGTGATGTCGGAAGGGAACTCTGTAGAGAGGAGGATGCTGAGGGCATTAGGAGCAGAGGTTGTTCTTGTACCACAGGCGCCCGGAGGTAAGTCTGGATTTGTTTCCGGCGTGGATTCGGAGCTTGTGGAACTAAAGGCTAAAGAGCATACAGAGAAGTTGCACGCTTATAGACCCGATCAGTTTACAAACCCTGACGGCCCCAGAACTCATGAGGAAACAACCGGCGAAGAGATATGGATCCAGATGGAAGGGGGAATAGACGTATTTGTCGCCTATGTTGGTTCGGGGGGAGGGAACGTTTACCGGCGTGTCAAGAGTCCTAAAAAAACACAAAAAATGTCAAAAGTTTCGTAG
- the trpB1_2 gene encoding Tryptophan synthase beta chain 1: protein MVDGYLTVSDEEAIPYTREMARKEGIFAGYSSGANVGAALKLASLIGKGKNVVILLPGSGLKYLSTDLFPSKF from the coding sequence ATGGTCGATGGCTATCTGACCGTATCGGATGAGGAAGCGATCCCCTACACACGGGAGATGGCCAGAAAAGAGGGCATATTCGCTGGTTATTCAAGCGGAGCCAACGTTGGTGCTGCGCTCAAACTCGCTTCCCTCATTGGAAAAGGGAAAAATGTGGTGATATTACTTCCAGGCTCAGGTCTCAAATATCTTTCAACGGATCTGTTTCCCTCAAAATTTTAG
- a CDS encoding putative fructoselysine transporter yields MEPQTIKLAKVVGWFTIMASAASNEYGAGINSVPTSTLSPYPGVGSLVPLVVLVAGLILIPKVFMFQRFGRVINSSGGEYTWISRALHPRIGFYVQFLYYASLMGAIGFVAYLFGSTLATTLVNFGVSTGIWFGTFTGHVVIGLLLIWIFFGLHITGVRTYGILVDILFFAILAGAIMSIVIGLHVSSNLFSSTLSSKVFHGPVPSVTLPPFTYAAFLGAVGLNVFSYGGLSSAPMLGGEAKNANRNMPIGIVAAWAVALILYTLVTFATFHAVGATNILALINSNHSVYATVPGVLSLTVPTYVGDIFSIIILIVIAKTVMPLLMGPSRVSFEWGKDSLLPKIWTHTNKNKAPDFSLFIVALFGSIFLIDASIIGVNIVAFRSISLLVIVLFMGIAVLFLNTKKSKKDWEKSVTTTSMIVAAIAGVIVALVFIPSVVILPNVVWYLQPSIQSVVAVLLSEIIYEAARLHVKSQSGADLSQQIISKIPEE; encoded by the coding sequence ATGGAACCTCAAACCATTAAGCTAGCCAAAGTTGTTGGATGGTTCACCATAATGGCATCTGCAGCTTCCAATGAATACGGAGCAGGAATTAATTCTGTGCCTACGAGTACCTTAAGTCCATATCCGGGTGTGGGGAGTCTGGTTCCGCTTGTTGTGTTAGTCGCTGGACTGATTTTGATTCCCAAAGTATTCATGTTTCAAAGATTTGGTAGGGTTATAAACTCTAGTGGTGGCGAATACACATGGATCTCACGGGCACTCCACCCGAGGATAGGGTTTTACGTTCAATTCCTGTATTACGCCAGCCTGATGGGTGCGATCGGGTTTGTAGCCTACCTATTCGGGTCCACTCTTGCAACTACATTGGTGAATTTTGGTGTCTCAACAGGTATCTGGTTTGGAACCTTTACAGGACATGTTGTGATTGGGCTGTTGCTAATCTGGATTTTTTTCGGTCTGCATATCACCGGTGTGAGGACATATGGGATTCTCGTCGACATACTGTTCTTTGCCATTCTGGCTGGGGCAATTATGAGCATCGTGATTGGGCTCCATGTATCGAGCAACTTGTTTTCATCCACTCTGTCAAGTAAGGTATTCCATGGCCCTGTTCCATCCGTCACGCTACCACCATTTACCTATGCTGCTTTCCTTGGAGCGGTCGGATTGAATGTCTTTTCCTACGGTGGGCTAAGCTCTGCGCCGATGCTCGGAGGAGAGGCCAAGAATGCCAACAGGAATATGCCTATAGGGATAGTTGCGGCTTGGGCAGTCGCATTGATATTGTATACACTAGTGACATTTGCCACATTCCACGCTGTGGGGGCAACCAACATTCTGGCTCTGATAAATTCAAACCACAGTGTATATGCAACGGTGCCAGGGGTCCTGAGCTTAACGGTTCCGACGTACGTTGGTGACATTTTCTCAATAATAATACTCATAGTCATTGCAAAAACAGTTATGCCACTTCTGATGGGGCCAAGCAGGGTGTCTTTTGAGTGGGGGAAGGATTCGCTCCTGCCAAAGATCTGGACCCATACAAATAAAAACAAAGCACCAGATTTTTCCCTGTTTATAGTCGCTCTGTTCGGTTCGATATTCCTAATAGATGCATCAATAATTGGTGTCAACATTGTGGCATTCAGGTCCATCTCTTTGCTTGTAATCGTACTGTTCATGGGCATTGCAGTTTTGTTCCTCAATACTAAGAAAAGTAAGAAGGACTGGGAAAAATCCGTCACTACAACGTCGATGATAGTTGCTGCGATTGCCGGCGTCATAGTAGCTCTGGTTTTTATCCCAAGCGTTGTGATACTACCTAATGTGGTCTGGTACCTCCAACCTTCTATTCAGTCGGTCGTGGCCGTACTTTTATCAGAAATTATCTACGAAGCTGCAAGATTGCATGTGAAGAGTCAAAGCGGCGCAGACCTATCACAACAGATAATATCAAAAATACCAGAGGAATGA
- a CDS encoding Transposase IS116/IS110/IS902 family protein — protein MKRIDESLIRYADMEEIKLLQAIPGIGLFSAVLIYSEIGNIERFPDSSKLLAYTGMIPSVWQSADVVHYGHITYQGSRYLRWIITEALHVHMRFDPGSSVSKFYLRIFKGKKKSKALVAAANSTMPGYSGSSRRRDRTTGITLNR, from the coding sequence GTGAAGAGGATTGACGAGTCTCTGATCCGATACGCGGACATGGAGGAGATAAAACTCCTTCAGGCCATTCCCGGCATTGGGCTCTTCTCTGCAGTATTGATTTATTCAGAGATCGGTAATATCGAGAGGTTCCCGGATTCCTCGAAGCTCCTTGCATATACCGGAATGATCCCCTCGGTCTGGCAATCTGCGGATGTAGTTCATTACGGTCACATAACTTACCAGGGATCCAGGTACCTGAGGTGGATCATCACAGAAGCGCTGCACGTACATATGAGATTTGATCCCGGTTCCAGTGTATCGAAATTCTACCTCCGCATATTCAAGGGAAAGAAGAAATCGAAAGCACTGGTGGCAGCAGCTAACAGCACCATGCCGGGGTATTCTGGGTCCTCAAGAAGAAGAGACCGTACTACAGGAATCACGCTCAATAGATAG
- the cysO_2 gene encoding Cystathionine beta-synthase, giving the protein MGYATQFITPKPFYIFYKSFFMEKAFNSILGAVGNTPLVKLSSVSRESGLNVYAKIEYFNPGLSIKDRVAIRFIEQAEKLGKIKPGGTVIERTSGNMGTGLAIVCAVKGYKFIAVMSEGNSTERRRMLTALGAEVVLVPQAPGGKPGFVSGEDLELVEVKTKELIKKLKAYRPDQFHNPDCAKAHEETTGQEIWFQSEGNVDAFVSYVGSGGTFVGTSRALKLHNLNVKCFVVEPETAPYLAGKEIVSTRHRIQGGGYAFKPPFWDESLVDGYLTVSDKDAMEAARNLAGKEGIFAGFSSGANVAASIKAAEFLEKGSYVVTILPDSGLKYLSTDLFP; this is encoded by the coding sequence ATGGGTTATGCAACACAGTTCATCACACCGAAACCTTTTTATATTTTTTACAAATCTTTTTTTATGGAAAAAGCTTTCAATAGCATCCTAGGTGCAGTAGGCAATACACCACTTGTGAAACTTTCTAGTGTATCTAGAGAATCAGGACTCAACGTATACGCAAAGATAGAATATTTCAATCCTGGTCTTAGCATTAAAGACAGGGTGGCCATCAGGTTCATTGAGCAGGCCGAAAAATTGGGCAAGATCAAGCCTGGAGGAACTGTTATTGAGAGAACCAGCGGAAATATGGGTACGGGGTTGGCAATTGTTTGTGCTGTTAAGGGTTACAAATTCATTGCAGTAATGTCCGAAGGAAATTCCACTGAGAGAAGACGGATGCTCACTGCTCTTGGGGCTGAAGTGGTTCTAGTGCCACAGGCGCCTGGGGGTAAACCTGGATTCGTATCTGGAGAAGACCTTGAGCTAGTGGAGGTTAAAACAAAGGAGCTTATCAAGAAACTCAAAGCCTATAGGCCGGATCAATTCCATAACCCGGATTGTGCAAAAGCTCATGAAGAAACCACCGGACAGGAGATCTGGTTTCAGTCTGAAGGTAATGTCGATGCTTTTGTTTCTTATGTAGGTTCTGGAGGGACATTTGTTGGAACGTCGCGTGCCCTAAAACTTCATAATTTAAATGTCAAATGTTTCGTCGTCGAACCTGAGACTGCACCCTATCTTGCAGGGAAAGAAATTGTGTCGACAAGACATAGAATACAAGGTGGTGGATATGCATTCAAGCCCCCATTCTGGGATGAAAGCTTGGTGGATGGTTACCTAACAGTTTCAGACAAGGACGCGATGGAAGCAGCAAGGAATCTAGCCGGTAAGGAAGGTATCTTTGCAGGTTTTTCAAGTGGCGCCAACGTTGCAGCCTCAATAAAAGCTGCCGAATTTCTAGAGAAAGGCAGTTACGTAGTTACAATACTCCCAGATTCCGGTTTAAAGTATCTCTCTACGGATCTTTTCCCTTAA